One Sodalinema gerasimenkoae IPPAS B-353 DNA segment encodes these proteins:
- a CDS encoding glutathione S-transferase family protein has protein sequence MPTSPLSWSELDNLTDTPPDLVNGPTNPQARLRLFGQDEAAVQVTLYRDNHAWCPYCQKVWLWLEEKQIPYRIEKVTMFCYGQKERWYKQKVPSGMLPAVELKGQLITESDDILLALEEEFGPLEFSMRDRQVLPLRQLERVLFRAWCMWLCRPSLSERQERNAREQFVEVIQEVEAALAATPGPYFLPEFSTADVVFTPYVERMNASLFYYKGYSLREENPRLSDWFDGLERRSTYRGTQSDFHTHVHDLPPQMGGCWANNTPQTELNQIRVDRGPWFGLPDVTYPEPETSRSEALRRVLKHRQTLIRVNPAPDELFETALRCALTHLMTGEDCPPPAGSEVGLRYLRDRISVPRDMSIYAAKRLRQSLEATAALVGTAQGPDIPVRHRRDQDPANFAGG, from the coding sequence ATGCCCACATCCCCCTTAAGTTGGTCAGAACTGGACAACCTCACCGATACTCCCCCCGATTTGGTGAACGGACCGACGAACCCCCAGGCCCGACTACGACTGTTTGGCCAAGATGAAGCGGCGGTTCAGGTCACCCTCTATCGGGATAATCATGCCTGGTGTCCCTATTGTCAAAAAGTTTGGCTGTGGTTGGAAGAGAAACAAATTCCCTACCGCATCGAAAAAGTCACCATGTTCTGTTACGGCCAGAAAGAACGTTGGTATAAGCAAAAAGTCCCCTCGGGGATGCTGCCAGCGGTGGAACTTAAGGGTCAGTTGATTACAGAAAGTGATGATATTTTACTCGCGTTAGAAGAGGAATTTGGCCCGCTAGAGTTTTCGATGCGCGATCGCCAGGTTTTACCCCTAAGACAATTAGAACGAGTGCTATTTCGCGCCTGGTGTATGTGGCTCTGTCGCCCCAGTTTATCGGAGCGTCAGGAACGTAACGCCCGTGAACAGTTTGTCGAAGTTATCCAGGAGGTAGAAGCGGCTCTGGCTGCAACACCTGGCCCCTACTTTTTGCCCGAATTTAGCACCGCTGATGTGGTCTTTACGCCCTATGTGGAACGGATGAACGCCAGTCTGTTTTACTACAAAGGCTATTCGTTACGGGAGGAAAACCCTCGCCTCTCGGACTGGTTTGATGGCCTAGAACGCCGTTCAACCTATCGGGGAACTCAGAGCGATTTCCATACCCATGTCCATGATTTACCGCCCCAAATGGGGGGCTGCTGGGCCAACAACACCCCGCAAACGGAACTGAATCAAATTCGCGTCGATCGCGGTCCCTGGTTTGGTCTTCCCGATGTCACCTATCCAGAACCGGAAACCTCCCGCTCTGAAGCCCTGCGGCGAGTGCTGAAACATCGCCAGACCCTGATTCGCGTCAATCCCGCCCCAGATGAGCTGTTTGAGACGGCCCTGCGTTGTGCGTTGACCCATTTGATGACTGGGGAGGATTGTCCACCGCCAGCGGGGAGTGAGGTGGGGTTACGGTATCTGCGCGATCGCATTAGTGTCCCCCGCGATATGTCGATTTATGCAGCGAAGCGGCTGCGTCAATCCTTGGAAGCCACTGCCGCTTTGGTGGGAACGGCTCAAGGTCCAGACATTCCAGTCCGACATCGCCGAGATCAGGATCCGGCGAACTTTGCGGGGGGGTAA
- a CDS encoding type II toxin-antitoxin system HicB family antitoxin — protein sequence MSNPQKIIYNYTVIFEQEQDGGYHVFCPILKGCHSQGDSFEEALANITEAMELYLDSLLADEEPIPEENFIIKPARISV from the coding sequence ATGTCTAATCCCCAAAAAATTATATACAATTACACCGTTATTTTTGAACAAGAGCAAGACGGTGGGTATCATGTCTTCTGTCCCATCTTAAAAGGCTGTCATAGCCAAGGAGACAGCTTTGAAGAGGCGTTAGCTAATATTACGGAAGCCATGGAACTGTATCTTGATAGCCTGTTAGCCGATGAAGAACCGATACCTGAAGAGAACTTTATTATCAAGCCGGCTCGCATTTCGGTATGA
- a CDS encoding tetratricopeptide repeat protein, whose translation MSAPVRAGIVAVDDFTVAQQQGSPEFVFQEGLRLLNQNRFQQAERAFREVVRFDEVDHEAWNNLGRALQGQGESEAAIEAYERALALRPRYAEAFNNLGVAYRALGRLEEAIEAYERAIALQPGLGAAHYNIGLILFRQGQLPEALSRFQQAIAVSPRFAPAHYSLAETLLRLNRPEEALPPLQRTLALNPDFEAAYGAIGATLMRLGRTREALVFLEQAVERTGDDARVSYYRAFALLETGDAAGALPLLEQAIALNPESADAFRSLGDAYLALGQEREALEMFLRAIELYKAQSHVQSRELARAYFGVGNAYATRDFKFPEALRAFQNALNADPNFGLAHARMGDLLAQREQYERANISYQAALVLEPNSPEIYNGLGELLFAMGYVDRAVAAWRQAIALDPGYGEALTNLGNALGSGRRLP comes from the coding sequence ATGAGCGCACCCGTTAGGGCCGGGATCGTTGCGGTGGATGACTTCACGGTAGCGCAACAGCAGGGGAGTCCGGAGTTTGTGTTTCAGGAGGGATTGCGGCTGCTCAACCAAAACCGTTTTCAGCAGGCGGAACGGGCCTTCCGGGAGGTGGTTCGCTTTGATGAGGTGGATCATGAGGCTTGGAATAATCTCGGCCGAGCCTTGCAGGGCCAGGGCGAATCTGAGGCGGCGATTGAGGCCTATGAGCGGGCCTTGGCATTGCGCCCCCGCTATGCTGAGGCGTTTAATAATTTAGGGGTGGCCTATCGCGCTTTGGGACGATTGGAGGAGGCGATTGAGGCTTATGAGCGGGCGATCGCCCTTCAGCCAGGGTTAGGGGCGGCTCACTATAATATTGGTTTGATTCTCTTTCGTCAGGGGCAGTTACCGGAGGCGTTGAGCCGTTTTCAACAGGCGATCGCCGTTAGTCCCCGTTTTGCCCCAGCTCACTATTCTCTAGCAGAGACCCTACTACGGCTCAATCGCCCCGAGGAGGCGTTGCCCCCCCTGCAACGAACCCTGGCCCTTAATCCTGATTTTGAGGCGGCTTATGGAGCCATTGGGGCGACGCTGATGCGTTTGGGACGGACTCGAGAAGCGTTAGTTTTTCTGGAACAGGCGGTGGAACGAACGGGAGATGATGCCCGTGTGAGTTATTATCGTGCCTTTGCTCTGTTAGAAACGGGGGATGCGGCGGGGGCCCTACCGTTGTTGGAGCAGGCGATCGCCCTCAATCCTGAGTCGGCCGATGCCTTTCGCAGTTTAGGAGATGCCTATTTAGCCTTGGGCCAGGAACGGGAAGCCCTGGAGATGTTTTTACGGGCGATCGAGTTATACAAGGCTCAATCCCACGTCCAATCTCGGGAGTTGGCGCGGGCCTATTTTGGAGTGGGCAATGCCTATGCCACTCGGGATTTTAAGTTTCCTGAGGCGCTTCGGGCGTTTCAGAATGCCCTCAATGCCGACCCTAATTTTGGTTTAGCTCATGCTCGCATGGGGGACTTATTAGCCCAACGAGAACAGTATGAACGTGCGAATATTTCCTATCAAGCGGCGTTAGTCTTAGAGCCAAATTCTCCAGAGATTTATAACGGTCTAGGTGAGTTGTTATTTGCCATGGGTTATGTGGACCGGGCCGTGGCCGCTTGGCGACAGGCGATCGCTCTCGATCCAGGTTACGGAGAAGCCCTCACCAACTTAGGAAATGCTCTCGGGAGTGGCCGTCGTCTTCCTTAA
- a CDS encoding aspartate aminotransferase yields the protein MVLDWISPAERVQALPPYVFARLDELKARAREQGLDLIDLGMGNPDGATPQPVIDSAIKALQNPANHGYPPFEGTGSFRQTITDWYYRRYSVKLDPDGEALPLLGSKEGLSHLALAYLNPGDLVLVPSPAYPAHFRGPLIAGAKVHSIPLSAENDWLIDLSQIPDEVADSAKMLYFNYPNNPTGATAPREFFEEIVAFARRHSILLVHDLCYAELAFDGYQPTSLLEIEGAKEIGVEFHTLSKTYNMAGWRVGFVVGNRHVIQGLRTLKTNLDYGIFSALQCAAETALQLPEVYLEQVQQRYSSRRDFLIEGLGRLGWTVRKPLATMYLWVECPPGMGSTDFALTVLQQTGVVVTPGNAFGKGGEGYVRVSLIAECDRLQTALDRLEAAGIRYES from the coding sequence AGAACAGGGTCTAGACTTGATTGATTTGGGGATGGGCAACCCCGACGGGGCCACCCCCCAACCGGTGATTGACTCAGCCATCAAAGCCCTGCAAAATCCAGCCAATCACGGCTATCCGCCCTTTGAAGGAACCGGCAGTTTCCGCCAAACCATCACTGACTGGTATTACCGCCGCTATAGCGTCAAACTCGATCCGGATGGGGAGGCGTTGCCCCTATTGGGATCGAAAGAGGGATTATCCCATTTGGCATTAGCCTATCTCAATCCCGGCGATTTAGTCTTAGTTCCCAGTCCCGCCTATCCGGCCCATTTTCGCGGGCCGTTGATTGCGGGGGCTAAGGTGCATTCGATTCCCCTCTCGGCGGAGAACGACTGGCTGATTGATTTGAGTCAGATTCCTGACGAGGTGGCGGACTCGGCGAAAATGCTCTATTTCAACTATCCCAATAATCCCACAGGGGCAACGGCACCGAGGGAGTTTTTTGAGGAGATTGTGGCCTTTGCCCGCCGTCACTCAATTTTGTTGGTTCATGACTTGTGTTACGCCGAGTTAGCGTTTGACGGCTATCAGCCAACGAGTTTATTGGAGATTGAGGGGGCCAAGGAGATTGGCGTGGAGTTCCACACCCTCTCGAAGACCTATAATATGGCGGGTTGGCGCGTGGGCTTTGTGGTGGGGAACCGCCATGTGATTCAAGGCTTGCGAACCCTAAAGACGAATTTGGATTATGGGATTTTCTCGGCGTTGCAATGTGCGGCAGAGACGGCGTTACAGTTGCCGGAAGTCTATTTGGAACAGGTGCAGCAACGCTACAGCAGCCGCCGCGATTTCTTGATTGAGGGGTTAGGCCGTTTGGGCTGGACGGTGCGTAAACCCTTAGCCACCATGTATTTATGGGTGGAATGTCCCCCTGGGATGGGGTCAACGGATTTTGCCCTAACGGTGTTGCAACAGACGGGGGTGGTAGTTACGCCGGGAAATGCGTTTGGGAAAGGCGGTGAGGGCTATGTGCGCGTTAGTTTGATTGCAGAGTGCGATCGCCTCCAGACGGCATTAGATCGCCTAGAAGCCGCCGGAATCCGTTATGAGTCTTAA